In Paracoccus fistulariae, a single window of DNA contains:
- a CDS encoding HPr family phosphocarrier protein: MRQLAIINVKGLHARASAKFVDVVERFNADAQVEKDGMRVSGDSIMGLLMLAAPRGTEITVTTTGPEATELADALEALVQDYFGEGM; this comes from the coding sequence ATGCGCCAACTGGCAATCATCAACGTCAAGGGTCTGCACGCACGCGCCAGCGCGAAATTCGTCGATGTGGTCGAACGTTTCAACGCCGATGCCCAGGTCGAAAAGGACGGCATGCGCGTGTCCGGCGACTCCATCATGGGCCTGCTGATGCTGGCCGCACCGCGCGGAACCGAAATCACCGTCACCACCACCGGCCCCGAGGCCACCGAACTGGCCGACGCGCTGGAGGCCTTGGTCCAGGACTATTTCGGCGAGGGCATGTAG
- a CDS encoding TetR/AcrR family transcriptional regulator translates to MGDRKSYHHGNLREALVEATATLIEEMGPLAFTLSEAARRAGVSPAAPYRHFKGREDLVEEVARQGFLDFAARLEASFDDGRPNPIAAFQRLGQAYLDFARERPGYYMAMFESGISITANSELSVAGDRATGVMIRAAEALTAPLPADKRPPARMVANHVWALSHGVVELFSRGKPGGRSPVGPAEMLESAAIIYMRGLGLIPE, encoded by the coding sequence GTGGGGGACCGCAAATCCTATCACCACGGCAATCTGCGCGAAGCCCTGGTCGAGGCCACCGCCACCCTGATCGAGGAAATGGGCCCCCTGGCCTTCACCCTGTCCGAGGCTGCCCGCCGCGCGGGTGTCAGCCCTGCCGCTCCCTATCGCCATTTCAAGGGCCGCGAGGATCTGGTCGAAGAGGTGGCGCGTCAGGGATTTCTGGATTTCGCCGCGCGACTGGAAGCTTCCTTTGACGATGGCAGGCCGAACCCGATTGCCGCGTTTCAACGGCTGGGTCAGGCCTATCTGGACTTCGCGCGCGAACGTCCGGGTTATTACATGGCGATGTTCGAATCCGGCATCTCGATCACCGCGAATTCCGAACTTTCCGTAGCGGGCGATCGTGCCACAGGCGTGATGATCCGCGCTGCCGAGGCGCTGACCGCGCCATTACCGGCGGACAAGCGCCCGCCCGCGCGCATGGTCGCGAACCATGTCTGGGCGCTGAGCCATGGCGTGGTCGAGCTGTTCTCTCGTGGCAAGCCCGGCGGTCGCAGCCCGGTCGGCCCGGCCGAGATGCTGGAAAGCGCTGCCATCATCTACATGCGCGGCCTTGGCCTGATCCCCGAATAA
- a CDS encoding DUF2852 domain-containing protein gives MPAYPQSESRGSRPLTRVRDWLDERGRPAWIAAMVLGFIAFWPVGLAILGYMIWSKRMIGCSSKRRYRASYHAAPTGNMAFDAYREETLKRLEDEHTEFMTFLQKLREAKDKAEFDQFMEQRDKEKLDD, from the coding sequence ATGCCCGCCTATCCGCAGTCGGAATCGCGTGGCTCTCGGCCTTTGACCCGGGTTCGCGATTGGCTGGACGAAAGGGGGCGGCCTGCGTGGATTGCCGCGATGGTTCTGGGCTTCATTGCCTTCTGGCCGGTCGGTCTGGCGATCCTTGGATACATGATCTGGAGCAAGCGCATGATTGGATGCAGCAGCAAGCGCCGGTACCGCGCAAGTTACCATGCGGCCCCGACGGGCAATATGGCCTTTGACGCCTATCGCGAAGAGACGCTGAAGCGGCTTGAGGATGAGCATACCGAATTCATGACTTTCCTGCAGAAGCTGCGCGAAGCCAAGGACAAGGCGGAATTCGATCAGTTCATGGAGCAGCGTGACAAGGAAAAGCTGGACGACTGA
- the betC gene encoding choline-sulfatase translates to MADGAEPNILILMADQLTGTLFPDGPADFLHTPNLKRLAERSTRFANAYTGSPLCAPGRASFMSGQLPRRTRVYDNAAEFASDIPTYAHHLRRAGYQTCLSGKMHFVGPDQLHGFEERLTTDIYPADFGWTPDYRKPGERIDWWYHNLGSVTGAGVAEITNQYEYDDEVAYNACRKLYDLSRGADQRPWCLTVSFTHPHDPFVARRKYWDLYEGAAELQPPEAMAYEDHDPHSRRLMDASDWRNFDITPRDIRRSRQAYFANISYIDDKIGEILQVLEDTRQEAIILFLSDHGEMLGRRGLWFKMSFFEGSARVPLMISAPSMPPGRVDEPVSTIDVLPTICDLAGLSMRDIAPWTDGRSLADGAATRGPVPMEYAAEGSIAPLVALRDGPWKYIACQADPELLFNLDDDPEERVNLASDPSHADQIAAMRAMAAERWDLDAYDAEVRQSQARRWIVYEALRNGAYFPWDYQPLMDASERYMRNHMDLNVLEDNKRFPRGE, encoded by the coding sequence ATGGCTGATGGCGCTGAACCGAATATCCTGATCCTGATGGCGGATCAGCTGACGGGAACGCTGTTTCCCGACGGCCCCGCCGATTTCCTGCATACGCCGAACCTGAAGCGACTGGCCGAACGCTCGACCCGTTTTGCCAATGCCTATACAGGCAGCCCCCTTTGCGCACCGGGCCGGGCCAGCTTCATGTCCGGCCAACTGCCCCGCCGCACGCGGGTCTATGACAATGCGGCCGAATTTGCCTCGGACATCCCGACCTATGCGCATCACCTGCGCCGGGCGGGCTATCAGACCTGTCTGTCAGGCAAGATGCATTTCGTCGGCCCCGATCAGTTGCATGGCTTCGAAGAGCGGCTGACCACCGATATCTACCCCGCCGATTTCGGCTGGACGCCGGATTATCGCAAGCCGGGCGAGCGGATCGACTGGTGGTATCACAATCTGGGATCGGTCACCGGCGCCGGCGTGGCAGAGATCACCAACCAATATGAATATGACGATGAGGTCGCCTATAACGCCTGTCGCAAGCTGTACGATCTGTCGCGCGGCGCGGATCAGCGGCCCTGGTGCCTGACCGTCAGCTTTACCCACCCCCACGATCCCTTCGTGGCGCGGCGCAAGTACTGGGATCTCTATGAGGGCGCGGCAGAATTGCAGCCGCCCGAGGCGATGGCCTATGAGGATCACGACCCGCATTCCAGGCGTCTGATGGATGCCAGCGACTGGCGGAATTTCGACATCACCCCGCGCGACATCCGCCGCTCTCGTCAGGCCTATTTCGCCAATATCAGCTATATCGACGACAAGATCGGCGAGATCCTTCAGGTGTTGGAAGACACGCGGCAAGAGGCGATCATCCTGTTCCTCTCTGACCACGGCGAAATGCTGGGCCGTCGCGGGCTGTGGTTCAAGATGAGCTTCTTCGAAGGCTCGGCACGGGTGCCGCTGATGATTTCCGCGCCCTCCATGCCGCCGGGCCGGGTGGATGAGCCGGTCAGCACCATCGACGTGCTGCCGACGATCTGCGATCTGGCCGGGCTTTCGATGCGCGATATCGCGCCCTGGACGGATGGCCGTTCCCTGGCGGATGGCGCGGCGACGCGCGGTCCGGTGCCGATGGAATATGCGGCCGAGGGCAGCATCGCCCCGCTGGTCGCCTTGCGGGACGGGCCGTGGAAATACATCGCCTGTCAGGCCGATCCCGAGCTGTTGTTCAATCTGGATGACGATCCCGAAGAGCGGGTCAATCTGGCCAGCGATCCATCGCATGCCGATCAGATTGCCGCGATGCGGGCGATGGCGGCGGAACGGTGGGATCTGGATGCCTATGATGCCGAGGTCCGGCAGTCGCAGGCCCGGCGCTGGATCGTCTATGAGGCACTGCGCAACGGCGCGTATTTCCCCTGGGACTATCAGCCGCTGATGGACGCGTCAGAGCGTTACATGCGCAACCACATGGACCTGAACGTGCTGGAAGACAACAAGCGCTTCCCGCGCGGCGAATGA
- the choX gene encoding choline ABC transporter substrate-binding protein has product MTRFKISTLAVLTLAAAQPALAQDPETCMTVRFSDPGWTDISATNGVAATLLEALGYTADIPTLSVPVGYEALKNGQTDLFLGNWMPAQQEFRTDLDAAGTVVELVQNLEGAKFTLAVNKAGAEAGVADFADLDARKDEFDGKIFGIEPGAPANQSIQAMIEADDFGLGDWTLVESGEQAMMAQVRRNDAAGMPTVFLAWAPHPMNEAVEITYLSGGDAQFGPNYGGASVHTLARKEWVETCPNVAKLFSQLVFDVPMENVLMGKILDDGMAAQEAASEWLADNPAALDAWLDGVTTLDGQPGLAAVRAAIDG; this is encoded by the coding sequence ATGACACGCTTCAAGATCTCTACCCTTGCGGTGCTGACGCTGGCAGCGGCCCAGCCCGCACTGGCTCAGGACCCGGAAACCTGCATGACCGTGCGTTTTTCCGATCCGGGCTGGACCGATATCAGCGCCACCAATGGCGTCGCGGCGACCCTGCTGGAGGCGCTTGGCTATACTGCCGACATCCCCACGCTGTCGGTTCCGGTCGGCTATGAGGCGCTGAAGAACGGCCAGACCGACCTGTTCCTGGGCAACTGGATGCCCGCCCAGCAAGAGTTCCGCACGGATCTGGATGCTGCGGGCACGGTGGTCGAACTGGTGCAGAACCTGGAGGGCGCGAAATTCACGCTAGCCGTGAACAAGGCCGGGGCCGAGGCCGGGGTCGCGGATTTCGCCGATCTGGACGCGCGGAAGGATGAGTTTGACGGCAAGATCTTCGGGATCGAACCGGGCGCGCCCGCAAACCAGTCGATTCAGGCGATGATCGAGGCCGATGATTTCGGTCTGGGCGACTGGACGCTGGTCGAAAGCGGCGAACAGGCCATGATGGCGCAGGTCAGGCGCAATGATGCGGCGGGCATGCCCACGGTTTTCCTCGCCTGGGCGCCGCACCCGATGAACGAGGCGGTCGAGATCACCTATCTGTCGGGCGGGGACGCGCAATTCGGGCCGAATTACGGCGGCGCCAGCGTGCATACCCTTGCGCGCAAGGAATGGGTCGAGACCTGCCCGAATGTCGCAAAGCTGTTCAGCCAGCTTGTCTTTGACGTGCCGATGGAAAATGTCCTGATGGGCAAGATTCTGGATGACGGCATGGCCGCACAAGAGGCTGCAAGCGAATGGCTGGCCGACAATCCGGCGGCTCTGGATGCATGGCTGGACGGCGTGACGACGCTTGACGGGCAGCCCGGGCTTGCCGCCGTGAGGGCCGCCATAGATGGCTGA
- a CDS encoding 3-hydroxybutyryl-CoA dehydrogenase codes for MAIETVGVIGAGQMGNGIAHVFALAGYEVLMTDISQDALDKALMLIDKNMERQVSREKITQDEKNAAMGRIGTTLQLADLGQTDLVIEAATERETVKQAIFEDLVPHLKPNTILTSNTSSISITRLASRTDRPEKFMGFHFMNPVPVMQLVELIRGIATDQATYDLLHEVVDKLGKTAASAEDFPAFIVNRILMPMINEAVYTLYEGVGSVKSIDQSMKLGANWPMGPLELADFIGLDTCLAIMNVLHDGLADTKYRPCPLLTKYVEAGWLGRKTGRGFYDYRGETPVPTR; via the coding sequence ATGGCTATTGAAACGGTTGGGGTGATCGGCGCAGGTCAGATGGGGAATGGCATTGCCCATGTCTTTGCACTGGCCGGCTATGAGGTCCTGATGACCGATATCAGTCAGGACGCGCTGGATAAGGCCCTGATGCTGATCGACAAGAACATGGAGCGTCAGGTCAGCCGCGAAAAGATCACCCAGGACGAGAAAAACGCCGCCATGGGCCGCATCGGCACCACGCTGCAACTGGCGGATCTGGGTCAGACAGATCTGGTCATCGAAGCCGCGACCGAGCGTGAGACGGTCAAGCAGGCGATTTTCGAAGATCTGGTCCCGCATCTGAAACCGAACACGATCCTGACCTCGAACACCTCGTCGATTTCGATCACCCGTCTGGCAAGCCGCACCGACCGCCCCGAGAAATTCATGGGGTTCCATTTCATGAACCCGGTGCCGGTGATGCAGCTGGTCGAGCTGATCCGCGGCATCGCCACCGATCAGGCCACCTATGACCTGCTGCACGAGGTTGTGGACAAGCTGGGCAAGACCGCCGCCAGCGCCGAAGATTTCCCGGCCTTCATCGTGAACCGCATCCTGATGCCGATGATCAACGAGGCGGTCTATACGCTGTATGAAGGGGTCGGCTCGGTCAAATCCATCGACCAGTCGATGAAGCTGGGGGCGAATTGGCCGATGGGCCCGCTGGAACTGGCGGATTTCATCGGGCTGGATACCTGTCTGGCGATCATGAACGTGCTGCATGACGGGCTGGCCGATACCAAATACCGCCCCTGCCCGCTGCTGACCAAATATGTCGAGGCGGGCTGGCTGGGTCGCAAGACCGGGCGCGGATTCTATGACTATCGCGGCGAAACCCCGGTGCCGACCCGCTAA
- a CDS encoding electron transfer flavoprotein subunit alpha/FixB family protein, whose protein sequence is MAVLLLGEVTNGELNRDATAKAVNAVKGLGDVTVLCAGSSAKAAAEEAAKIEGVAKVLVAEDARYGHRLAEPAAALLVSLAGDYDHIAAPATTDAKNIMPRVAALLDVMVISDVSAVVDADTFERPVYAGNAIQTVKSKDPKKVFTVRTASFDAAGDGGSAPVEDAVLADDPGLSSWVSDQVAESDRPELTSAGRVVSGGRGVGSKEQFEIIEKLADKLGAAVGASRAAVDSGYAPNDWQVGQTGKVVAPELYVAVGISGAIQHLAGMKDSKVIVAINKDEEAPIFQIADYGLVADLFDAVPELTEKL, encoded by the coding sequence ATGGCTGTTCTTCTGCTGGGTGAAGTCACGAATGGCGAACTGAACCGCGATGCGACGGCCAAGGCCGTGAATGCGGTCAAGGGTCTGGGCGATGTGACGGTGCTTTGCGCCGGTTCCAGCGCCAAGGCCGCCGCCGAGGAGGCCGCCAAGATCGAGGGCGTCGCCAAGGTTCTGGTCGCCGAGGATGCGCGTTACGGCCACCGCCTAGCCGAACCGGCCGCGGCGCTGCTGGTCTCTCTGGCTGGTGATTATGACCACATCGCCGCGCCCGCCACGACCGATGCCAAGAACATCATGCCGCGCGTCGCCGCGCTGCTGGATGTGATGGTGATCTCGGATGTGTCGGCGGTGGTCGATGCCGACACGTTCGAACGTCCGGTCTATGCCGGCAATGCGATCCAGACGGTGAAATCGAAGGATCCGAAAAAGGTCTTTACCGTGCGCACCGCCAGCTTCGACGCTGCGGGTGACGGCGGTTCGGCACCCGTCGAGGATGCGGTGCTGGCCGATGATCCGGGCCTGTCCTCCTGGGTGTCCGATCAGGTGGCCGAAAGCGACCGCCCCGAGCTGACCTCGGCCGGTCGCGTGGTGTCGGGTGGCCGTGGCGTCGGCTCGAAAGAGCAGTTCGAGATCATCGAGAAGCTGGCCGACAAGCTGGGCGCCGCCGTCGGTGCCTCACGCGCTGCGGTGGACAGCGGCTATGCCCCGAATGACTGGCAGGTGGGTCAGACCGGCAAGGTCGTGGCGCCCGAGCTTTACGTCGCCGTGGGCATCTCGGGCGCGATCCAGCACCTGGCCGGGATGAAGGACAGCAAGGTCATCGTCGCGATCAACAAGGACGAAGAGGCCCCGATCTTCCAGATCGCCGATTACGGCCTGGTCGCGGATCTCTTTGACGCCGTGCCGGAACTGACCGAGAAACTGTAA
- a CDS encoding electron transfer flavoprotein subunit beta/FixA family protein, with amino-acid sequence MKVLVPVKRVIDYNVKARVKADGSGVDLANVKMSMNPFDEIAVEEAIRLKEAGKAEEVVAVSIGVKQAQETLRTALAMGADRAILVVAADDVGTDIEPLAVAKILKAVIDEEQPGLVIAGKQAIDNDMNATGQMLAALLGWSQATFASKVEIEGDSAKVTREVDGGLQTIEVKMPAIVTADLRLNEPRYASLPNIMKAKKKPLEEKTAADYGVDVSPRLEIVNTKEPEGRKAGIKVGSVDELVSKLKEAGVV; translated from the coding sequence ATGAAGGTTCTCGTGCCAGTCAAGCGCGTGATCGACTATAACGTGAAGGCCCGTGTGAAGGCGGACGGATCGGGAGTTGATCTTGCGAATGTGAAGATGTCGATGAACCCGTTTGACGAGATTGCCGTCGAAGAGGCCATCCGTCTGAAAGAGGCAGGCAAGGCCGAAGAGGTCGTGGCCGTCTCGATCGGCGTCAAGCAGGCACAGGAAACGCTGCGCACGGCGCTGGCCATGGGCGCGGATCGCGCCATTCTGGTCGTCGCCGCCGATGATGTCGGCACCGATATCGAGCCGCTGGCCGTCGCCAAGATCCTGAAAGCCGTGATCGATGAGGAACAGCCCGGGCTGGTGATCGCGGGCAAGCAGGCCATCGACAATGACATGAACGCCACCGGCCAGATGCTGGCGGCGCTGCTGGGCTGGTCGCAGGCCACCTTTGCCAGCAAGGTCGAGATCGAGGGCGACAGCGCCAAGGTCACCCGCGAAGTGGATGGCGGCTTGCAGACCATCGAGGTCAAGATGCCCGCCATCGTCACCGCCGACCTGCGCCTGAACGAGCCGCGCTATGCCAGCCTTCCCAATATCATGAAGGCCAAGAAAAAGCCGCTGGAGGAAAAGACCGCCGCCGATTACGGCGTCGATGTCTCGCCGCGGCTGGAGATCGTCAACACCAAGGAACCCGAGGGCCGCAAGGCCGGGATCAAGGTCGGCTCGGTCGATGAGCTGGTGTCGAAACTGAAAGAAGCGGGGGTCGTGTGA
- a CDS encoding cob(I)yrinic acid a,c-diamide adenosyltransferase encodes MVVLNKIYTRTGDKGDTALSDGSRVAKNDARVEAYGTVDELNATLGLCRLHAADILSDRIAMIQNDLFDLGADLARPNMARDDEAEYPVLRIIDDQVIRLETEIDEMNADLKPLRSFILPGGTVLAAHLHLSRTVARRAERRAVDLAAAGDVNSAAVRYLNRLSDWLFVAARQANGGGTEDILWVPGASR; translated from the coding sequence ATGGTCGTTCTGAACAAGATCTATACCCGCACCGGCGACAAGGGCGATACCGCGCTGTCGGATGGCAGCAGGGTTGCCAAGAACGACGCCCGGGTCGAGGCCTATGGCACCGTGGACGAACTGAACGCCACGCTGGGCCTGTGCCGGTTGCATGCGGCGGATATCCTGTCGGACCGCATCGCGATGATCCAGAACGATCTGTTCGATCTGGGCGCCGATCTGGCGCGGCCGAACATGGCCCGTGACGATGAGGCCGAATATCCCGTGCTGCGGATCATCGACGATCAGGTCATCCGGCTGGAAACCGAAATCGACGAAATGAACGCCGATCTGAAACCGCTGCGCAGCTTTATCCTGCCGGGCGGGACCGTCTTGGCGGCGCATCTGCACCTGTCGCGCACCGTGGCACGCCGGGCCGAGCGCCGGGCGGTCGACCTGGCTGCGGCGGGTGATGTGAACAGCGCCGCCGTGCGCTATCTGAATCGCCTGTCGGACTGGCTTTTCGTGGCGGCCAGACAGGCAAATGGTGGGGGGACAGAGGATATCCTGTGGGTTCCGGGGGCCAGCCGTTAG
- a CDS encoding twin transmembrane helix small protein, translating into MYYLIILAMLVVFAILLTGIGGFAKGGEFNRRNANKIMRWRIIAQAVAIALIMTLIWLRGR; encoded by the coding sequence ATGTATTACCTGATCATTCTGGCGATGCTGGTGGTGTTTGCCATCCTGCTGACCGGAATCGGCGGCTTCGCAAAAGGTGGCGAATTCAACCGGCGCAATGCCAACAAGATCATGCGCTGGCGGATTATCGCACAGGCAGTCGCAATCGCGCTGATCATGACGCTGATCTGGCTGAGGGGACGCTGA
- a CDS encoding SDR family NAD(P)-dependent oxidoreductase, translating into MTGRVLVTGCSSGIGLDAARRLQAEGWQVVATCRKPEDIAARQAEGMSCLHLELSDPDSVARLAEEVLAEGRLDALVNNAAFALPGAVEDIPRGGLQAIFEANLFGTHDLTVRLIPHFRAHGGRIVNISSVLGLVGIPWRGAYVATKFALEGLTDVLRIEMRDSPVKVVLIEPGPITSRIRVNSIPHFEKWVNWQDSPRQQQYRDNLQKRLYHPEGKDRFELPASAVSDVILQALTTRRPKPRYYVTTPTRISGIGRRILSTRALDWFARRN; encoded by the coding sequence ATGACCGGTCGGGTTCTGGTCACGGGCTGTTCCTCGGGGATCGGACTGGACGCCGCGCGCCGGTTGCAGGCCGAAGGCTGGCAGGTCGTGGCGACCTGCCGCAAGCCCGAGGATATCGCCGCCCGGCAAGCGGAAGGGATGAGTTGCCTGCATCTGGAACTGTCCGATCCCGATAGCGTGGCACGTCTGGCCGAAGAGGTTCTGGCAGAGGGTCGGCTTGACGCGCTGGTCAACAACGCCGCCTTCGCCCTGCCCGGCGCGGTCGAGGATATCCCGCGCGGCGGCCTGCAGGCGATTTTCGAGGCAAATCTTTTCGGCACCCATGACCTGACCGTGCGCCTGATCCCGCATTTTCGCGCGCATGGCGGGCGGATCGTCAATATCAGCTCTGTCCTGGGGCTTGTCGGCATCCCCTGGCGCGGCGCCTATGTCGCGACGAAATTCGCGCTGGAGGGGCTGACGGACGTGCTGCGCATCGAGATGAGGGACAGCCCGGTCAAGGTCGTGCTGATCGAACCGGGACCGATCACCAGCCGCATCCGCGTGAACTCGATCCCGCATTTCGAAAAATGGGTGAACTGGCAGGACAGCCCCCGGCAGCAGCAATATCGCGACAACCTTCAGAAACGGCTTTATCATCCCGAAGGGAAAGACCGTTTCGAACTGCCGGCCTCTGCCGTCAGCGATGTGATCCTGCAGGCACTGACGACAAGACGGCCCAAACCGCGCTATTATGTCACCACGCCGACCCGGATTTCCGGCATTGGGCGGCGCATTCTCTCGACCCGCGCTCTGGACTGGTTCGCCCGCCGCAACTAG
- a CDS encoding SH3 domain-containing protein — protein MIRLGLLVLALLAVIAVTMIAVGPDGDSTATVTPTEEPRPTAQDPETRKLIEQIKTSIAPNDDTQPEEAAPAVVQAESQTPQRVDRFPGPPLRPSPEHEGKEGQQDRAEDLRSTASGPILYVTGSRVNFRAGPTTSDRVIGALGEGAPVEALGPTDGSWIRIRDAEGREGYMSGQFLSPAE, from the coding sequence ATGATTCGACTGGGCCTTTTGGTGCTGGCATTGCTGGCCGTCATCGCGGTGACCATGATCGCGGTCGGCCCGGATGGCGACAGCACCGCCACCGTGACCCCGACCGAGGAGCCGCGTCCCACCGCGCAGGATCCCGAAACCAGAAAGCTGATCGAACAGATCAAGACCTCGATCGCCCCGAACGATGACACGCAGCCCGAAGAGGCGGCCCCGGCGGTCGTTCAGGCAGAATCGCAGACACCGCAGCGGGTCGACAGGTTCCCCGGCCCGCCGCTGCGCCCCTCACCCGAACATGAGGGCAAGGAAGGCCAGCAAGATCGCGCCGAGGATCTGCGCAGCACCGCCAGCGGCCCGATCCTTTACGTGACCGGCAGTCGCGTCAACTTTCGCGCAGGCCCGACGACCAGCGACCGCGTGATCGGCGCGCTTGGCGAAGGGGCACCGGTCGAGGCGCTTGGCCCCACCGATGGCTCCTGGATCCGCATCCGCGATGCCGAGGGTCGCGAGGGCTATATGTCGGGGCAATTCCTTTCGCCCGCGGAATGA